One genomic segment of Paraburkholderia caffeinilytica includes these proteins:
- a CDS encoding pyrophosphatase: MILRDYFERIRPLDKLHEINAVRLGLFGEVGSVLTTAKKKSREGKLYDYETAITQELGDVIWYFFRLVDRLNLTVDVLLPDQFWDDEKSLLLATNDPFCPVAQAAVESHSDLEPVLERLGSSAATLLNRSRLDLEVIKADIQEFFASYLGTLQATGISFASVLENNLQKTEGRFLLPDFSTLPTFDEDFDDDERLPAHFEISIIERPNGKSYLKWNDVFIGDPLTDNIETEDGYKFHDVFHMAHAAILHWSPTFRALIRHKRKSNPKYDEQQDGGRAIVIEEGLTAWIFSNAKNADLFREKEKLSFDLLKGIKQFVNGYEVQKCPLSLWEKAILDGYRVFRELSQNRSGVIIGDRATRSISYRRG; encoded by the coding sequence ATGATACTGAGAGATTATTTTGAGAGAATAAGGCCGCTCGACAAGCTACACGAAATAAATGCTGTACGGCTCGGGCTTTTTGGTGAAGTAGGGAGCGTATTAACGACGGCCAAGAAGAAAAGCCGAGAGGGGAAATTGTATGACTATGAAACCGCGATTACTCAAGAGCTGGGTGATGTAATTTGGTATTTTTTCCGTCTAGTAGATCGATTGAATTTAACGGTAGACGTACTCTTGCCCGATCAGTTTTGGGACGACGAGAAATCACTCCTACTTGCGACAAACGACCCATTTTGTCCCGTCGCACAAGCCGCAGTCGAGTCACACTCAGACCTCGAGCCGGTTCTGGAACGACTGGGCAGCTCAGCCGCAACACTGCTAAATCGCTCGCGGCTTGACCTTGAAGTTATCAAAGCAGACATACAGGAGTTCTTCGCAAGTTACCTGGGCACGCTACAAGCTACCGGCATCAGCTTCGCCTCAGTGCTAGAAAACAATCTACAGAAAACTGAGGGCCGTTTTTTACTTCCCGACTTTTCAACCCTTCCCACGTTCGATGAAGATTTTGACGACGACGAGCGATTACCCGCCCATTTCGAAATATCAATAATTGAACGCCCTAATGGGAAGAGTTATCTTAAATGGAATGACGTCTTTATTGGTGATCCACTAACTGATAACATCGAGACGGAAGACGGTTACAAATTCCACGATGTTTTTCACATGGCACATGCAGCAATACTACATTGGTCCCCAACCTTCAGGGCGTTGATAAGGCATAAACGAAAAAGCAACCCAAAGTACGACGAACAACAAGACGGTGGGCGCGCGATCGTAATTGAGGAAGGATTGACAGCATGGATTTTCTCAAATGCGAAAAATGCCGACTTGTTTAGGGAAAAGGAAAAGCTCTCATTCGACCTTCTTAAAGGAATTAAGCAGTTCGTCAATGGTTACGAAGTACAGAAATGTCCTTTATCTTTGTGGGAAAAAGCCATCTTAGACGGATATAGGGTTTTTCGCGAACTCAGTCAAAATCGAAGCGGTGTTATAATAGGCGATCGAGCAACAAGAAGTATTAGCTACAGGAGAGGATAA
- a CDS encoding uracil-DNA glycosylase gives MNPADFVDAVASIKIKNTFNPYSAVCERFDRKDAGEKRKKLLLELLKNACENGVDSLWIGRDLGYRGGRRTGLALTDEVNMVCHARRWGLSVSQVTKGEPVAERTAAVIWNALNSVSENIFLWNVFPLHPHEEGNSFTNRAHNSMERRLGEEILDTLIETIRPRRLIAVGNDAAASIAKCSYKAEVSQFRHPSYGGQNTFLAQVSALYGVTIQRSKQKELF, from the coding sequence ATGAATCCAGCGGATTTTGTGGACGCCGTAGCGTCGATAAAAATTAAAAATACATTTAATCCCTATTCTGCCGTATGCGAGCGATTTGATCGAAAAGACGCTGGGGAAAAGAGAAAGAAACTGCTTCTGGAGTTACTAAAAAACGCCTGCGAAAATGGGGTCGATTCGCTATGGATCGGACGCGACCTCGGTTATCGCGGCGGTAGAAGGACCGGTTTGGCGCTAACAGATGAAGTCAATATGGTGTGTCACGCTCGGCGGTGGGGACTATCTGTCTCTCAGGTCACCAAAGGCGAGCCGGTGGCTGAGAGAACTGCCGCCGTAATCTGGAATGCCTTGAATTCCGTTAGTGAAAATATTTTCTTGTGGAACGTTTTCCCGTTACATCCGCATGAAGAAGGCAATTCATTCACGAATCGTGCGCATAATTCGATGGAAAGGCGACTTGGCGAGGAGATTCTTGATACGCTAATCGAGACGATTCGCCCCAGACGACTTATTGCGGTTGGAAATGATGCCGCCGCTTCAATTGCCAAGTGCTCTTACAAGGCCGAAGTGTCACAATTCCGGCATCCCAGTTATGGTGGCCAAAACACTTTCTTGGCGCAGGTTTCGGCACTTTATGGCGTGACTATCCAGAGGTCGAAACAAAAGGAACTGTTCTAG
- a CDS encoding ParA family protein, with translation MTKIITLYNHKGGVSKTTTTYHLAYAFAEAMGMKVLVVDADPQCNLTELCLSRIIDALDVKEEEGETTTLPGSSVKDALWPRLEGERANVDVDGIVLTQFDEELPLFIFRGDIGLSEAEDRLSYAYSQRMTSDMHQKRTYVAVNDMLRRLGALHGFDVILVDVGPSAAALTRSFFLACDRFLVPVAPDRFNYQAIGSLSHILNKWITEHMQVVPDFQKLSLNVPTRAPVLRGIVMQRFQRHKGVAKAGFKVWIDRVRQRAVEELIPSLITASGAEGVAKHCLTEPLCAEIHDFASLAPMMLSNSKPVWRLTKEDTEWQGHVWEQRSAAMVEFRDRFFALAKLAIE, from the coding sequence GTGACCAAAATCATCACGCTTTATAACCACAAGGGCGGCGTGTCGAAAACGACTACCACCTATCACCTTGCATATGCGTTCGCGGAAGCGATGGGAATGAAAGTATTGGTTGTGGACGCAGACCCACAATGCAATCTTACGGAGTTGTGCCTCTCGAGGATTATCGATGCCCTAGACGTGAAGGAGGAGGAGGGCGAGACAACAACCCTTCCCGGATCGTCGGTTAAGGACGCACTGTGGCCACGCCTCGAGGGCGAACGAGCGAACGTAGACGTCGACGGTATCGTCCTGACTCAGTTCGACGAGGAACTGCCGTTGTTTATCTTTCGCGGTGATATCGGATTGAGCGAAGCCGAAGATCGACTCTCATACGCCTATAGCCAGCGTATGACTTCCGACATGCATCAGAAGCGCACGTATGTCGCTGTGAACGACATGTTGCGCCGGCTAGGCGCATTGCACGGCTTTGACGTGATCCTCGTGGATGTGGGGCCAAGCGCCGCAGCACTCACCAGGTCGTTTTTTCTGGCATGCGACCGATTTCTCGTACCTGTTGCCCCGGATCGTTTCAACTACCAGGCTATTGGCTCTTTGAGTCACATCCTAAATAAATGGATCACCGAGCATATGCAGGTGGTCCCAGACTTCCAGAAATTGTCGCTAAATGTGCCGACCCGAGCGCCAGTGCTACGCGGTATCGTGATGCAAAGGTTCCAGCGCCACAAAGGCGTAGCGAAGGCTGGGTTCAAGGTCTGGATTGATCGAGTTAGACAGCGGGCGGTTGAGGAATTGATCCCCTCCTTGATTACGGCTTCGGGAGCCGAAGGTGTGGCGAAGCACTGCCTTACTGAACCGCTTTGTGCCGAGATACATGACTTTGCGAGCTTGGCACCGATGATGTTGTCGAACAGCAAGCCGGTATGGCGACTCACAAAAGAGGACACGGAGTGGCAAGGACATGTCTGGGAGCAACGGTCTGCCGCCATGGTGGAGTTTCGTGACCGTTTCTTTGCGTTGGCCAAGCTTGCGATCGAGTAA